GCCGCGTCGTTGCCCGGACGCTGCGGCGGGTTGAACGCGACGGTGCCCGCGCCGCCGACTGCAGGCACGGCGACGGTCGCTGCGGCGACGTCCCCGCGCCGCAGCGCCTGGGACGCGCGGGCCAGGTTCGCCGCGGTCGCCGGACGGTCCGCCGGCTTCTTGGCGATGCAGGACAGCACGAGTGCCGAGACCGGCTCGGGCACGTCACCGGGCAGCGCGGGCGGCTGCTCGTTGATGTGCGCCATCGCGATCGCGACCTGGGACTCGCCGGTGAACGGACGACGTCCGGCCAGGCACTCGTACGCGACGATGCCGAGCGAGTAGATGTCGGTCGACGGCGATGCCGGGTGGCCGCTCGCCTGCTCCGGGGACAGGTACTGGACGGTGCCCATCACCTGGCCCGTCGCGGTGAGCGGGACCTGGTCGGCGATGCGCGCGATGCCGAAGTCGGTGATCTTCACACGGCCGTCGGGCGTGATGAGCAGGTTCCCGGGCTTGATGTCACGGTGCACCAGGCCGACGGCGTGGGCGGCCTGCAGGGCGTTCGCCGTCTGGGCGACGATGTCGAGCACCTTGTCGACCGGCAGCGTGTGCTCCCGCTCGATCATGGTGGACAGGGCCTCGCCCGGGACGAGTTCCATCACCAGGTAGGCGCTGCCGTCCTCCTCGCCGTAGTCGAAGACGTTGGCGATCCCCTCGTGGTTGACGAGGGCAGCGTGGCGCGCCTCTGCGCGGAAGCGCTCGAGGAAGCCCGGGTCGCCGAGGTACTCGTCCTTGAGGATCTTGAGTGCGACGGTCCGGCCGATGACGAGGTCGGTCGCCTGCCACACCTCACCCATGCCGCCGATCGCGACCCGCGAGGAGAGCTGGTACCGCCCACCGAAGGTGAGTCCGCTGGTGGGTCTCATTTGTTCAGCACCGCCTCCATGACCTTCTTCGCGACCGGGGCCGCGACCGTGTTGCCGACGCCGGACTGCCCGAGTCCGCCGCCGTTCCCGACGACGACCGCGACGGCCACCTCCGGGTTCTTCGCCGGGGCGAACCCCGTGAACCACAGCGTGTACGGATCACCCGTACCGCCTTCCGCCGTACCCGTCTTGCCGGCGACGTCGACTCCGTCGATCTTGGCATTGGTGCCGGTCCCGCCGCTCACGACGCTCTGCATCGCCTCGGTCAGGTCGGCGGCCTCGGAGCCGGACAGCGGGTCGCTGTACTGCTTCGGCGAGAACGACTCGACGGTCTTCAGGTCGCTCGTGGTGATCGAGTCGACGAGCGAGGGCTGCATGACCTTGCCGCCGTTCGCGATGCCGGCCGACAC
The sequence above is drawn from the Curtobacterium sp. MR_MD2014 genome and encodes:
- a CDS encoding protein kinase domain-containing protein, coding for MRPTSGLTFGGRYQLSSRVAIGGMGEVWQATDLVIGRTVALKILKDEYLGDPGFLERFRAEARHAALVNHEGIANVFDYGEEDGSAYLVMELVPGEALSTMIEREHTLPVDKVLDIVAQTANALQAAHAVGLVHRDIKPGNLLITPDGRVKITDFGIARIADQVPLTATGQVMGTVQYLSPEQASGHPASPSTDIYSLGIVAYECLAGRRPFTGESQVAIAMAHINEQPPALPGDVPEPVSALVLSCIAKKPADRPATAANLARASQALRRGDVAAATVAVPAVGGAGTVAFNPPQRPGNDAATALIGTQAGAVAGPPGTPRSPAAPEDEEPTKKRAWIWWLVGVLAVLVIGGVIAAFALGGSDDPDPAPTSASAAPTRSTPTPTPTTARVFLNKSDYVGRSADEVRNELQGRGFEVTVQDGSPAPTAEQAGTVADLTPTGSVVEGTLVTLTQYTTPPTANKPNTPTAGTVSESGQVTFSWSGATCPDGYDVSKYTWTVTGGKDASGATSGDTSSTAVTIQADAVNDEVSFTYTVTCGSLAASESSDAATATWEQAEDPTPSGTPTPTPTGPQDAN